Sequence from the Catenuloplanes indicus genome:
ACCATGAGCAGGGAGATGCCGGAGGCGGTGCCGATCAGGGCGCTCGGGGTCAGCGAGCGGGCCCGTGCGATCGGCACGCCGGCCAGCGAGACCAGTGTGACCAGGGCCGCCGCCACGTGGATCAGCGGGTGGTCGAGGATCGCGGCAACCGGGAAGAGGTGGGCGCCGACCACGAAAGCGATCCAGGCCGAGATCCAGTCGGTCCGTTTCAGCGCGGCCAGCAGGCCACCGCCGAGACCCATCGCCGCGCATTCGATGCCGACCACGATCCCGAACGTCCGGCTGGTGTCCGCGTCGAACGCGGTCCCGCCGGACCAGTTCAGCAGCGCGACCGCGAGCCCGGCCGCGAGCGTGAGCGTGCCGAGCGCGGCGCCGCCGATCAGCGGCCGGCGCCAGGTGAGCGGCGGCTTCTCCTGCGCCCACCCGAACCACATGGTGCTGAAGAACCCGAAGATGACAGCGGTCATCGCCGCGTCGCGGACGTGTTCCGTGAGCATGCACCAAGCCCCCCGTCGGCCGTGCGCCGCACGGTAGCAACCACGGGCCGCTCGCCGGGAAGCGGCAGCTCGTCGTCGTCCAGCAGGTACCGGTACGGGCAGAGGTCCGGGCCCGGCGCGCTGCATGCGCCGCACGGCCGCCCGGGGTCGACCACGCACCGTTCGTCCACGTTCATCACTGTCATGATCGGCCTCCCGGTGCCCCGCCTCCCAGACTGGCCGGGACGGGACCGGCCGGACAGGGGCGGAAGTCCCGGATGGCGGCCGGCGACGCTTGTTTCGTAACCGGCGCAACAGGTTGCTTCTTGGACGATCACAGCGGCCGGCAGCTACATCGTCGTGCTCAAGGACGGCAGCACCGCGACGCCGGCCGGGATCGCCGGCAAGTTCGGCGGTGAGGTCGACCGGGTCTACGACCGGGCGCTGCGCGGGCTGACCGGCCGGTTCAGCGCGGCCGAGGCACGCCGGCTCGCGGCCGACCCGGCCGTCGCCTACGTCGAGCAGAACCAGCGGGTGCGGCTGGCCGCGACCCAGGCGAACCCGCCGAGCTGGGGCCTGGACCGCATCGACCAGCGAAACCTGCCGCTGGACCGGTCGTACACGTACCCGGCCAGTGGCGGGGTGCGGATCTACGTGGTGGACACCGGCGTGCGGATCGCGCACCAGGACTTCGGCGGCCGGGCCAGCAACGGCTACGACGCGGTCGACGGGGACGGCGTGGCGCAGGACGGCAACGGGCACGGCACGTTCGTGGCCGCGGTCGCGGCGGGCACCTCGTACGGCGTGGCGAAGAACGCGTCGATCGTCGGTGTCCGGGTGCTGGACGACAACGGCTCGGGCACCACGGCCGGTGTGATCGCGGGCGTGAACTGGGTGACGAACAACGCGGTCAAGCCGGCCGTGGCGAACCTCAGCCTCGGCGGCGGCGCGAGCACCTCGCTGGACACGGCGGTGCGCAACTCGATCGCGTCCGGGGTCACGTACACGATCGCGGCCGGCAACAGCGGCGTGAACGCGGGCAGCACCTCACCGGCCCGGGTCACGCAGGCGCTCACGGTCGGCGCCACGTCCAGCACGGACGCGCGCGCGTCCTGGTCGAACTACGGCAGCGTGCTGGACCTGTTCGCGCCCGGCGTGTCGATCACGTCGGCGTGGACGGCGAGCAACACGGCCACGTACACCGGGTCGGGCACGTCGTTCTCGGCGCCGCACGTGGCCGGCACGGCCGCGCAGTACCTGTCCGCGAACCCGTCGGCGAGCCCGGCGACCGTCCACTCGGCGGTCGTGAACAACGCGACGCCGAACGTGGTGTCGAACCCGGGCAGCGGCTCGCCGAACCGCCTGCTCTTCGTGGGCTGATGTCCTGAAATGCCCGGCCCTGCCAGGGGCCGGGCATTTTGTTGATCGACCTACATTCACCTATCGGACGCCTGGGTCACCTACAGTCCACAGTCGATCACCCATCGACTGGAGGCCTTACGTGCACCATCGACCACCCCGATTCATCGCCGGCCTGAGCGTCGCCGCGTCCGCCGCGGCGATCCTGGTCGCGGTCGCGCCGCCCGCGCCCGCGGCCGCCGCGCCGTCCAACGACCCGACCTGCAACTCGATCGTGAACGGTACCCCCGCCGGCGCGGCCGGTCAGCCGGCCACCGGCTACGTGCTGAACGTGGGCGGCGCGAGCGAGCAGGCGTTCATCCACACGCCGGCCGGCCAGACCCAGGCCGCGTTTCCGTACATCATCGGCGCGGACACGGTGGCCGCGGACGGCACGCCGGTCCGCCGCCAGACCGCGAACTTCAGCCTCACCCCGGACGACGCCAACGCCACGCCGCGCGCGGGCCAGGTCACGTCCGTCGACGGCGGGCAGACGTTCCCGGCGAGCACGTACACGGAGGACGTGCTCGCCACGCCCGCGCTCGGCGGCGTCGTGCGGCTGCGCAGCGGCGTGCTGCTCGGCTACAGCTTCAAGGCGCAGGCCGGCAAGCACAGCGGCCTGCAGGTCACCTACACCGCGTTCCGGTCCACCGACGACGGTGCCACCTGGGCCGGCGAGGACGCGGTCTTCAACATGGTCTCCAACTCGCTCGGCACCCGGATCGCCGGGCAGCCGCTGGAGCTGACCGACGGCACGATCCTGGTCACCGTCTACGGCACGTTCAGCGACGGCGTCAGCGACCGGGTGCAGCTGATGGCGAGCACGGACGGCGGGCGCACGTTCACCCGGCGGTCGATCGTCGCGAACGGCAACGCCAGCAACGGTTACAACGAGACCGGCATCGCGCAGTTGCCGAACGGCAAGCTGATCGCGGTCATGCGCCACCACGTGCCGCAGTCCGACGGCCAGGTCCGCGGTCTCGGCACGCCGGTCTACACCACGTCCACCGACAACGGTACGACCTGGGCGGCGCTGGCGAACCTGAGCGTGTCGTTCCCGTACGGCTACGACCCGATCAACGATACGACCGGCGCGTTCACGGCCGTACAGCCGGATCTGAAGCTCATGCCGAACGGTGTGCTGGTGCTGCGCGGCGGCCGCCCGGACAACTGGGTGGCGATCTCCACGAACGGCGAGGGCACCGGCTGGGTCGGCCAGCTGACCTATCGTAACTGCCCGAGCGACGGCAACCGGGTGCACGGCTCGACCGGCTACGGCGGCATCGACTACGTCTCCGCGAACCGGGCCGTGGTGATCGGCGACAACTGCGAGCTCACGTGGGCGTGCGTGACCGCGGCGGAGACCGACTTCACGGTGGACAAGCGCACCAAGGTGTGGCGCCGCTGGTTCGACGTGCTCACCCCGGACGTCGGCCGGATCGACCTGGCCACGAAGTACCGGCAGGGGCACATCTCGGTCAGCACCGATCTGTCCGACAGCGTGACCGGGCACCCGCGGGCACGCGTCGACGGCGCGTTCGACGGCAGCACGGAGCACTGGTCGAGCGCGGTCAAGGCGAACGGCGGCGGTTCGTTCACGATCAACCTGGACCGGCAGTACCCGCTGACCAAGGTGGGCCTGGCGCTGCGCAACGGCCGTCCGGCATCCGGCCGGGTGTTCGTCTCGTCCGACCTGACGAACTGGACCCAGGTGGCGAACGCCGCGAACCGCACGCACCTGGCGATGGAGTACTTCACGGTACCGGCCGGGACCAACGCCCGGTTCGTCCGGATCGACCTGGACGAGACCACCGGCTGCGACGACGTCCTCGGCGACACCTGCGCGTTCCTGAACGAGGTCGAGCTCTACTCGGCGATCAACTCGTTCGAGAACGACCCGGTGAACAACCGGCCGCGCGGCTTCACCGGCATCGTGCAGAGCTGGCAGACGCAGCGCGCGCCGGAGCTGGCCGACAACAGCAGTGCGTCCGCGCTGCGGATCATCGACACGAACCCGGAGGCGCACTCCCAGGTCAACTTCGACGGCCCGGCGAGCACGACCAAGCGCCTGGAGTTCCGGATCAAGCCGATCGAGCTGCACGGCCACCTGTTCGACGTGGTCGGCCGCAACTCCGCCGGTACGTCCGTCGCCGCGCACCACTTCGCGGTGCAGGCGAACGGCTCGCTGGCCCGCTACAACGGCACCGCCTGGGTGACGCTCACGCCGGCCGGCACGATCCCGGTGAACGCGTGGTCCACGATCGTCGTCACGGCCACCGTGAACACCGCGTCGATCGAGGTCAACGGCGAGGTGGTGGCGTCCGGCCTGCCGAGGTGGAACACCGCGACCACGCTGTACGGATACAAGTTCGCCAGCTCCGGCACCGCGCCGGTCGGCGACAACTTCCTGATCGACGACGTGCTGTTCACGTCCTGATCCACACCGGGCCCGGCACCGCGTGGTGCCGGGCCCGGTCCGTCACCGGTCGATCGGCGTCTGGGCCGCCGCGACCGGCGGCCCGGCCCGCAGCCCGTACCCGATCAGCCCCGCGAGCAGCAGCACCGCGCCGGTGACCGCGGCGGCCCGGTCGCCGGCCGGCTGGATCAGCCAGAACGCCGCCCGTTTCCACGCCTCCGGCGCGTCCGGCGTCCCGAAGGCCTGCACTCCCGCCCAGAGGATCGGCGCCTGCCAGGCGTACCCGGCCCCGAACAGCGCGGCGGTCAGCCCGGCCAGACCGACCAGCCCGGCCGCGTTGCGCACGATCTGTCCGGCCGGCCCGAACTCCGCGCCGGCCAGCCGGGTCGCGAGCAGCAGCCCGGCCACGATCGCGGCGGCCGTCACCAGGTGCGCGACCCGGCGCGGCGGCCACGGCAGGGCCACGGTGCGTTCCAGCGCCGCGTCGGTGCCGCCCAGCGTCGGCACCAGCGGTGCCATGGCCAGCGCCGCGGTCAGCACCGCCAGGCCCGGATAGATCGCCAGATCCCCCGCGAGCCATCGCCACCCGCCTGCGACCAGCGCGATCGCGCCGGCCGAGATCGCGACCGCGGCCGGTGCGCGCCGCGCCCGCAGGTGCAGCACCAGCCCCGGCGTCACGCCGGCACCTCGCCGGTGAGCCGCGCCATCAGGTCCGGCTCGCAGCGGGCGGCGGCGTCACGAACCGCCGTCACGCGTGCCAGCTGCTCCTCCTTCGGCAGTTCACGCAGCGCGCGCAGCCGTTCCCGGACCTCCGGCTGCAGGTCCGACCAGCCCCAGTAGCCGAACCCGGGCTCCCACACCCGGAAGTCGCCGGTGCCGAGCAGCCAGGCCCCGGCCACCATCAGCGGGACGTCCTCCTGTGCACCGCAGCCGGTCAGGTAGGTGCCGCCGCCCATCGCGATCCGCGCGGCCACGCCCGGGTCACCACCCTCGGTGGAGCTGTAGTCCACGACGAAGTAGACGGTGCCCGGCTCGTCGTACGGCGCGAACCGGTACCACTGTTCGCTGCTGTGATCACCGATCGTGTGCAGCCGGATCTCGGCCGCCCGGGTCGGCGCGCCGGGCAGCACGGCGAGCGCGGCGAGCCCGCGGCGCACCTCCGGGACCACCTGCGGCAGCAGGTACGCGTGCGCCGCGGTCACGCACACCTCCGGCTCGCCGTCCGCGCAGACCAGGCGCTGCGCGGACGGCTCCAGCCGCCAGTGCCCGGCCGGGCCCGGCGCGGCGATCAGCACCAGCCCCGCCAGACCCGCGGCCAGTACCACGCCGGCACCCGCGCGGGACAGCCAGGACCGGCCCGCGATCAGCAGGAGCCCGGCGATGACCAGACCGGCCGCGAGCGCGAGCCGGGCGAGCAGCGCCGCGGCGGTCGGCGTCTCCCAGACCGTCGCGGGTGCGGGCTCCGGCGTGAACGTCAGGTTCGACCACCGGTCGTAGGCGCCGGTGAGCTGTGGCGGGCGGGCCTGCACCACCAGCAGCGCGGCCGCGAGCAGCGGCGGCAGGACCGGCGACGACCAGGCCCGGCCGGCCGCGATCCCGAGCCAGGCCGCGCCGGTCAGGGTCAGCGCGGCGATCACCGGGAGCACGCCGCCGGCCACGTCGAGCATCCCGCCACCGGCCGCGACCAAGACCAGGCAGACCGAGCCGACCAGCAGGTACGGACCCGCGACCGCGATGCCCAGCGCCGCCGTCGACGGCAGGAACCGCTGCCAGCGCGGCCGGCCGGTGCTCTCCAGCAGCTCCACGGCCCGCACGCGGATCTCCCGGCGGCCGACCATCGCGCCGCAGGCCGCCGCGAGCGGCAGCAGCAGGCTCAGCCCGGTGGCCAGTTCGTGGCCGGCCAGCACCGCGGAGGCCCGCCAGTAGTCGTAGATGGTGCCGATGTGCGCCGCGGCGAGCGCCAGCATCAGCAGCGCGGTGACCAGGGACGCGGAACGGCGCAGCTCGGTGCGGATCACCCGGGTCATCGGCCGTCCCGGTGCCGGGTGAGCAGCAGGGAGTAGCCGCGCTCGGCCGGGCTGTCGCCGACGCCGCCCTGCTCGCCGAGCCGGGTCAGGTCCGCGGGCGTGCCCTGGAACACGTGCGTGCCGGCGTTGATCAGCACCACGTCGGTGCAGGCCGCCACCACGTCCTCGACCAGGTGCGTGGAGACCAGCACGCAGGCGTCCGTGCCGAGGTCGCGCAGCAGCTCGCGGAACTCGACGCGCTGCTCCGGGTCGAGACCGACGGTCGGCTCGTCGAGCAGCAGCAGCGCCGGGTCGTTCACGATCGCCTGGGCGATCCCGGCCCGGCGCAGCATGCCGCCGGAGAGTGTCCTCAGCTTCGCCCCGGCCCGGTCGGTGAGCCGCACCCGGTCGATGGCCCGCTGCGCCGCGCCCGGGATCTCCGCCCGTGGCACCTCCCGCATCCAGGCCATGTACTCGACGTACTCGCGGACCGTGAACCTCGGGTAGAAGCCGAACTGCTGCGGCAGGTAGCCGAGCCGGCGGCGCATGCCGCGCAGCGCCCGGCCGCCCGCGGTGGCGTCCGTGCCGAGCAGCGACAGCGTGCCGCCGGCCGGCGTGACCACGGTCGCCAGCGCCCGCATCAGCGTGGTCTTGCCGGCGCCGTTCGGGCCGAGCAGCCCGTGCACGCCGGTGCCGAGCCGCAGGTCGAGCCCGGCCACCGCGAGGTGCCGGCCGGCCCTGACCTGAAGTCCTTCGGCCCGCACGTCCCAGGCGTGCAGCCTGGGACTCACTTCCTCCGCGCTGATCACGCGCATCATGTCTCCTGGGTAGGGGGCCGGCGCCGGCGGAGACGTCCGTCGGCGCGCAGTAGGGCGAGTACGGTGCAGATCACGGCCGCGACGGTCCACGCGGGCACGCCCTCGGCGCGGATCATCGGGGGTACGGCCGAGGTGAGCACGGCGGGTGCGACGATCGCGGCGGTCCAGGCACCGGCCAGCACGCCGGCCGCCCGGGTGATGCCGATCCGGCTGCCCAGCAGCAGCGTCGCGGACGTGCAGGTGATCGCGGGCAGCAGCCACATCGCCAGCGACTCGCCGAGCAGCAGCCCGGCCGCGGCGAGCGCGGGCAGCGTGACCGCGAGGACCGCGAGGGTACGCCGCAGCACCAGTTCCAGGCCGCCGCGCGGCATCCCGGCGACCGTCTCCCACGCCGGGTCGGCCCGCCGGGACCAGGCGACCGCGAGGCCACCCATCGGCGCGAACGGCGCCAGCACCAGCACGATCGACGGGAACTCCGGATAGGACCGGTCCAGCAGGTACGTGGCCAGCACCGCGACCGCCGCGGTCGCGGCCCAGCCGAGCAGTGACCAGCTCGCCCACCGGCGCCACCGGTGCCGGGCCGGTGCGGGCCGCGGGCCGGTCGCCGCCGCGTCGAGGACCGTGCGCCGGGCGACGTCCAGCAGGTCCCGGACCGGCGGGCCGGCGCGGTCCGCGAGCCGGGCCCGGCACTGCGCGCACGTGTCCAGGTGCGCCTCCACGCCCCAGGCCGTGACGTCGTCCAGCCGGGGGTCCCCGGCGGCGTACGCGGTCAGCACCTCGGTGGTGACGTGGACCGTCATGACAGCGCCTCCCGCAGTGCGGCGCGGGCCCGGCGCGCGCGGCTCTTCACCGTGCCCTCGGGCAGGCCGAGCAGCACGGACGTCTCCCGCACGGTGAACCCGTCGAGCACCATCGCGCGCAGCACCGCGCGCAGCTCCGGCGCGAGGTCGGCCAGCGCCGCCCCGATCTCGTCGCCGACCGCGCCGGCCAGCGCCTCCTCGTCCGCGCCCGGCACCGCGGGCACCGGCAGCGTCTCCGCGGGTGTCTCCGGGCGGCGGGCCTGCCGCCGCAGCGCGTCGACGAGCCGGCGGGCCGCGATCGTCCACAGCCAGCCGGTTGCGCCGCCGTCACCGCCGGCGACCGCGGCGAACGAGCCCGCGGCACGCCATACCGTGAGGTACGTGTCCTGCAGCACCTCGGCGGCCAGCTGCTCGTCCGGGCAGCGTCGGCGCAGGCGCAGGAACAACCACGGTGACGTGCGCCGGTACAGCTCGTCGAACGCGGCCAGGTCGGCCCGCGCGATCCGCCGCAGCAGACCCGCCTCGTCGTCCTCGCTCGCTCTCACACCCGGTAGATCGCACCGGGCCCGGCACCCGGATCATCCCGCGAGGTGACGCCGGTCACATCATCGAGGACTGCCGGTCACCCTCCTCGCGCAGGATCGCGGCGTGCAGCCACGCGTCCGGGATGCCGAAGCCGTCCACCAGCGCGGCCATCCGCGGGCGCAGCTCGGTGAGCAGGTCGTTCACGGCGCCGGTGACCGCCTTCGCGCGGGCCGGGGTGAGCCGCTCGTGCTCCAGGAACCAGCCCTTGTCCGCCTCGATCGTGCTCAGCGCGTACAGATCGCAGACCTTGTTCAGCAGCGCCTTCGTCTCCGGATCCGTGGCCTCCTCGACGCCGGCCGTGAACGCCTCCAGCACGATCCGGTGCACGTGTGCCTGAGCCGCCTCCAGCACGTGGTCCTGGACGTCGTTGAAGATGTCGAACGGCCGGTCCCGCTTCGTCTCCGCGCCCCGGCGCAGCCGCCGGACCGCGCCCTCCAGCAGGTGCTTCTCCCGGTCCTCGAACATGCTCAGGTGCCAGCCGCGCTCGGTCAGCCCGACGCTCGCGTCGCCACGCTTCGGCACCGCGTCGACCAGCCGGGTGATCAGCGTCCGGGCCGCGGTGCGCTCCAGGACCATCTCGCGGACCTGCTCGGCCGCGAACGCGGCCTTGCCCCAGCCGTCCAGCGACCCGAACGCGTCCCGGTAGCCGGTGAGCAGACCCTTCCCGACCAGCTGCAACAGGACCGTGTTGTCGCCCTCGAACGTGGTGAACACGTCGGTGTCCGCCTTCAGGCCGGGCAGCCGGTTCTCCGCGAGGTAGCCGGCGCCGCCGCACGCCTCCCGGCACATCTGGATCGTCCGGGTCGCGTTCTGCGTCTGCATCGCCTTCAGCCCGGCCGCGCGCGACTCCAGCTCCCGCTGCCGCCGGTCCTCCACCTCACCGCCGCCGGCCAGCGCGTCGGAGAGGTCACGGACCAGGAACTCCTGGGCGAACGTGTACGCGTAGGAGCGCGCCACCGCGGTCAGCAGCTTGCGGCGGTGCGCGAGGTAGTCGTTGAGCACGATCTCCTGGTCCGAGTCCGGCGCGGTGAACTGCCGGCGGGTCTCGCCGTACCGGACCGCGATGGTCAGTGCGCTCTTCGCCGCCGCGGAGGCGGACCCGCCGACGCTGACCCGCCCGCGGACCAGCGTGCCGAGCATGGTGAAGAACCGGCGCGTGTCGTTGTCGATCGAGCTGGTGTACGTGCCGTCCGGCGCCACCTGGCCGTAGCGGTCGAGCAGCATGTCCCGCGGGACCCGGACGTGGTCGAACGAGATCCGCCCGTTGTCCACGCCGAGCAGCCCGGCCTTCGCACCGGCGTCGCCGATCGTCACGCCCGGCGCCGGCGCACCGGCGTCGTCGCGGATCGGCACCAGGAACGCGTGCACGCCGTGCCGCCGCTCGCCCACGATCAGCTGCGCGAAGACGACCGCCATCCGCCCGTCCCGGGCCGCGTTTCCGATGTAGTCCTTGCGCGCCGCCTCGTACGGTGTGTGCAGGTCGAAGCTCTCGGTCCCGGGGTCGTAGACCGCGGTGGTGCGCAGCCGCTGCACGTCCGAGCCGTGCCCGGTCTCGGTCATCGCGAAGCAGCCCAGGACGTCGCCGGAGATGATCCGCGGTAGCCACGCCTCGTGGTGCCGGCGGGTGCCGAGCGAGAAGACCGCGCCACCGAACAGACCCCACTGGACACCGGCCTTCACCATCAGCGACAGGTCGACCTGGGCCAGCATCTCGGTCGCCACCATGGACCCGCCGGGGTCGCCCGCGCCGCCGAACTCCGCCGGGAATCCGGTGGCCACGCCGACCTCGGCCGGAATCTGGCGGACCAGCCGGCTGATCCGCTCCCGCGCCTGCGGGCCGGTCTCCCCGGGCACGGTCACGAACCGGTCGTCGAGCTTGTCCCGGGCGGACTGGCGCAGCGACGCCCAGCGCCCGTCCAGCACCTCACGCAGGCGGTTCGGCAGATCATCCGTCATACGTTCGATAGTGCCCCAAGATCGTATGAGCCATGCCCGCTACGGCGCTGACTCGCGCCTCGTGGGACTCGCGTCACCCCACGTGACCATATACAGTGCGGGTGGGAGAACCGCGCCGTTCTGACATGAGGGGACGCGTTCTTCCGTATCCTCGGAGCGGGTCCATGACCAGCCAGCCGCTGTACGAAGACCCGGACGACTTCCTGCGCATCGACCCCGCCCCGGCCGAGCCGGGCGGCCCGGTGGTACTGCACGTCCGTGGCGACCTCGACCGGGACACCGCCGACCTGCTGACGTCGACGTTCGGTCAACACCTGATCACGTCCCGGGCGGCCCGGGTGGAGGTGAGCCTGGCCGAGGTGCGGTTCGTCGACGCGGCCGGGGCTCGCTGCCTGCTGAGCTGCCGGAAAGCCGCGGAAGCCGCCGGGGCCACGATGACGGTGCGCGACCCGTCACCCCCGGTCGTGCGGGTGCTGGACGCGCTGCGCCTGCTCGACCGACTCGGTCTGGCCGGCGAGCCGGGTCCGGAAGCCCGGGTCGCCGGCGCGACGTCCGCACACGCCGCACCGGCGACCCACGGCCCGGAGAACCCGCGGGAACAATCCGCCAAGCTGCGCCGGGCGGCCCAGGAACTCACGGCGCGGGCACGCGAGGTCGTCGACCAGAGCCGGACCATCCGCGGAGCGGGCGGCTGAGCCACCGGCCGCCGCCGGTCAGCCGTCCCCCGGATCGCCCAGCTGGCCGGTCCGGGTGAGGTGGCGGGCGACGTCGACGAGCTTGACGTTGGCGTTCTGGCTGACCCTTACCAGCAGCTGGAACGCCTGGTCGGCGGTCACATTGTGGCGTTCCATCAGGATGCCCTTGGCCTGCCCGATGACGTCACGCACGGAGATGGCGTTGGTCAGGTGCTGCTCGCGCTGGGCACCGGCCATCGCGACCGCGGCGTGCGCGGCGAACAGCAGCCCGATGTGCTCGGACTCGTCGTCGAACGCCTTCGTGCTGCGCGAGTAGAGGTTCAGCGCGCCCAGGTTGCCCGCGACGACGTACAGCTGGAACGACAGCATGCTGCGGATCCCGAGGTCCACCGCGCGGCGGCTGAAGTCCGGCCAGCGATGCTCGGTGGCCATGTCGGACAGGCGCACGGTCTGCTGCCGGTACATGGCGTCCAGGCACGGTCCCTCCCCGGATTCGTACTGCGCGTGGTCGACGCGCTGCACGACCTCGTCGGTGGCCGACGGCGTGTCGATCCGGCGCCGGGCGTACACGACCATCAACCCGGCGTAGTCCGCCCCGGGGACGGTCTGCACCGCGGCGGCGACGATGCCGTCCAACGTGTCCTGCAGGCTGTCCTCCTGCTGGAGGGAGC
This genomic interval carries:
- a CDS encoding acyl-CoA dehydrogenase family protein; this translates as MTDDLPNRLREVLDGRWASLRQSARDKLDDRFVTVPGETGPQARERISRLVRQIPAEVGVATGFPAEFGGAGDPGGSMVATEMLAQVDLSLMVKAGVQWGLFGGAVFSLGTRRHHEAWLPRIISGDVLGCFAMTETGHGSDVQRLRTTAVYDPGTESFDLHTPYEAARKDYIGNAARDGRMAVVFAQLIVGERRHGVHAFLVPIRDDAGAPAPGVTIGDAGAKAGLLGVDNGRISFDHVRVPRDMLLDRYGQVAPDGTYTSSIDNDTRRFFTMLGTLVRGRVSVGGSASAAAKSALTIAVRYGETRRQFTAPDSDQEIVLNDYLAHRRKLLTAVARSYAYTFAQEFLVRDLSDALAGGGEVEDRRQRELESRAAGLKAMQTQNATRTIQMCREACGGAGYLAENRLPGLKADTDVFTTFEGDNTVLLQLVGKGLLTGYRDAFGSLDGWGKAAFAAEQVREMVLERTAARTLITRLVDAVPKRGDASVGLTERGWHLSMFEDREKHLLEGAVRRLRRGAETKRDRPFDIFNDVQDHVLEAAQAHVHRIVLEAFTAGVEEATDPETKALLNKVCDLYALSTIEADKGWFLEHERLTPARAKAVTGAVNDLLTELRPRMAALVDGFGIPDAWLHAAILREEGDRQSSMM
- a CDS encoding STAS domain-containing protein, which encodes MTSQPLYEDPDDFLRIDPAPAEPGGPVVLHVRGDLDRDTADLLTSTFGQHLITSRAARVEVSLAEVRFVDAAGARCLLSCRKAAEAAGATMTVRDPSPPVVRVLDALRLLDRLGLAGEPGPEARVAGATSAHAAPATHGPENPREQSAKLRRAAQELTARAREVVDQSRTIRGAGG
- a CDS encoding discoidin domain-containing protein: MHHRPPRFIAGLSVAASAAAILVAVAPPAPAAAAPSNDPTCNSIVNGTPAGAAGQPATGYVLNVGGASEQAFIHTPAGQTQAAFPYIIGADTVAADGTPVRRQTANFSLTPDDANATPRAGQVTSVDGGQTFPASTYTEDVLATPALGGVVRLRSGVLLGYSFKAQAGKHSGLQVTYTAFRSTDDGATWAGEDAVFNMVSNSLGTRIAGQPLELTDGTILVTVYGTFSDGVSDRVQLMASTDGGRTFTRRSIVANGNASNGYNETGIAQLPNGKLIAVMRHHVPQSDGQVRGLGTPVYTTSTDNGTTWAALANLSVSFPYGYDPINDTTGAFTAVQPDLKLMPNGVLVLRGGRPDNWVAISTNGEGTGWVGQLTYRNCPSDGNRVHGSTGYGGIDYVSANRAVVIGDNCELTWACVTAAETDFTVDKRTKVWRRWFDVLTPDVGRIDLATKYRQGHISVSTDLSDSVTGHPRARVDGAFDGSTEHWSSAVKANGGGSFTINLDRQYPLTKVGLALRNGRPASGRVFVSSDLTNWTQVANAANRTHLAMEYFTVPAGTNARFVRIDLDETTGCDDVLGDTCAFLNEVELYSAINSFENDPVNNRPRGFTGIVQSWQTQRAPELADNSSASALRIIDTNPEAHSQVNFDGPASTTKRLEFRIKPIELHGHLFDVVGRNSAGTSVAAHHFAVQANGSLARYNGTAWVTLTPAGTIPVNAWSTIVVTATVNTASIEVNGEVVASGLPRWNTATTLYGYKFASSGTAPVGDNFLIDDVLFTS
- a CDS encoding zf-HC2 domain-containing protein, whose amino-acid sequence is MTVHVTTEVLTAYAAGDPRLDDVTAWGVEAHLDTCAQCRARLADRAGPPVRDLLDVARRTVLDAAATGPRPAPARHRWRRWASWSLLGWAATAAVAVLATYLLDRSYPEFPSIVLVLAPFAPMGGLAVAWSRRADPAWETVAGMPRGGLELVLRRTLAVLAVTLPALAAAGLLLGESLAMWLLPAITCTSATLLLGSRIGITRAAGVLAGAWTAAIVAPAVLTSAVPPMIRAEGVPAWTVAAVICTVLALLRADGRLRRRRPPTQET
- a CDS encoding S8 family peptidase, producing the protein MLKDGSTATPAGIAGKFGGEVDRVYDRALRGLTGRFSAAEARRLAADPAVAYVEQNQRVRLAATQANPPSWGLDRIDQRNLPLDRSYTYPASGGVRIYVVDTGVRIAHQDFGGRASNGYDAVDGDGVAQDGNGHGTFVAAVAAGTSYGVAKNASIVGVRVLDDNGSGTTAGVIAGVNWVTNNAVKPAVANLSLGGGASTSLDTAVRNSIASGVTYTIAAGNSGVNAGSTSPARVTQALTVGATSSTDARASWSNYGSVLDLFAPGVSITSAWTASNTATYTGSGTSFSAPHVAGTAAQYLSANPSASPATVHSAVVNNATPNVVSNPGSGSPNRLLFVG
- a CDS encoding GAF and ANTAR domain-containing protein, whose protein sequence is MAEQTAHGRSRGGQGQPSIDYTGRGSLNDLAAQMGEMARSLQQEDSLQDTLDGIVAAAVQTVPGADYAGLMVVYARRRIDTPSATDEVVQRVDHAQYESGEGPCLDAMYRQQTVRLSDMATEHRWPDFSRRAVDLGIRSMLSFQLYVVAGNLGALNLYSRSTKAFDDESEHIGLLFAAHAAVAMAGAQREQHLTNAISVRDVIGQAKGILMERHNVTADQAFQLLVRVSQNANVKLVDVARHLTRTGQLGDPGDG
- a CDS encoding RNA polymerase sigma factor gives rise to the protein MRASEDDEAGLLRRIARADLAAFDELYRRTSPWLFLRLRRRCPDEQLAAEVLQDTYLTVWRAAGSFAAVAGGDGGATGWLWTIAARRLVDALRRQARRPETPAETLPVPAVPGADEEALAGAVGDEIGAALADLAPELRAVLRAMVLDGFTVRETSVLLGLPEGTVKSRARRARAALREALS
- a CDS encoding ATP-binding cassette domain-containing protein, coding for MMRVISAEEVSPRLHAWDVRAEGLQVRAGRHLAVAGLDLRLGTGVHGLLGPNGAGKTTLMRALATVVTPAGGTLSLLGTDATAGGRALRGMRRRLGYLPQQFGFYPRFTVREYVEYMAWMREVPRAEIPGAAQRAIDRVRLTDRAGAKLRTLSGGMLRRAGIAQAIVNDPALLLLDEPTVGLDPEQRVEFRELLRDLGTDACVLVSTHLVEDVVAACTDVVLINAGTHVFQGTPADLTRLGEQGGVGDSPAERGYSLLLTRHRDGR